In Dehalogenimonas etheniformans, one genomic interval encodes:
- a CDS encoding dihydrolipoyl dehydrogenase, which yields MSKSAASPVREYDIVIVGSGAGLDILDMAVEHGHNVALIDRGPIGGTCLNVGCIPSKMLIFPADRIMEIRESAKLGIDAEIKGIDFKAIMDRMRQSVNGDRVKIEKYLKESKALDFYHDETEFISEFTLSVSGERVKGKQIYLVSGSRPLIPSIPGLDSVEYLTNETLLDLVEAPKSLAVLGGGYIGVEYAHFFEAMGTDVTVIEMGPRLLPDEEPEISAFLQMALARRMTVQTECTAESVEKASGGGVIVQTNHSRTGLKAEIRAEKLLVATGRRSNADLLKVSRSGIATAKDGYIKVNSRMETSVKGIYAFGDAIGREMFTHTSHAEAEIAGANGIHGQHLRMDFSAAPHAVFTHPQIASVGLTEEDAAKKYKIKVGKADYRDIAFGSAMLQEEGFAKIILEAESGRILGGHIIGPWAAVLIQEVINAMARKGTLDDIAAGIHIHPALSELIIRALFNVTETD from the coding sequence GTGAGCAAATCCGCGGCATCGCCGGTTAGGGAATACGATATTGTAATCGTCGGTTCGGGGGCCGGACTGGATATTCTTGACATGGCGGTTGAGCACGGCCATAACGTGGCCTTGATCGACCGCGGACCCATCGGCGGCACCTGCCTGAACGTCGGTTGCATCCCCTCCAAAATGCTGATCTTCCCCGCCGATCGCATTATGGAGATACGGGAATCAGCCAAGCTTGGGATAGATGCCGAGATCAAGGGTATTGATTTCAAGGCTATCATGGACCGGATGCGTCAATCGGTAAACGGCGATCGGGTTAAGATAGAAAAATACCTGAAGGAATCTAAAGCATTAGATTTTTACCATGACGAAACAGAATTCATCAGCGAATTTACCCTCTCGGTCAGCGGAGAAAGAGTTAAGGGCAAGCAGATATACCTAGTATCGGGGTCCCGACCGCTCATCCCCTCGATCCCGGGACTGGATTCCGTCGAATACCTCACCAACGAAACTTTGTTGGACCTGGTCGAAGCCCCTAAGAGCCTGGCGGTCCTGGGGGGCGGCTATATCGGTGTGGAATACGCCCATTTTTTTGAAGCGATGGGGACTGATGTCACTGTAATCGAGATGGGACCCCGTCTGCTACCAGATGAGGAACCTGAAATATCCGCCTTTCTCCAGATGGCGCTGGCCAGGCGGATGACCGTGCAGACCGAGTGCACCGCTGAATCGGTAGAAAAAGCGTCGGGGGGTGGAGTAATAGTCCAAACCAACCATTCCAGGACAGGTCTGAAGGCAGAAATCCGGGCAGAAAAACTACTGGTCGCCACCGGCCGCCGTTCAAACGCGGACCTGTTGAAGGTAAGCCGCAGCGGCATCGCCACCGCAAAGGATGGCTACATCAAAGTCAATTCTCGTATGGAGACCAGCGTCAAGGGTATTTACGCCTTCGGGGATGCCATCGGGCGAGAAATGTTCACCCATACCTCTCATGCGGAAGCGGAAATAGCCGGCGCCAATGGCATTCACGGGCAACACCTGAGGATGGACTTTTCCGCGGCGCCGCACGCCGTCTTTACCCATCCCCAGATCGCCTCGGTGGGTCTAACTGAGGAAGATGCGGCTAAAAAATACAAGATCAAAGTCGGCAAAGCGGACTATCGTGACATCGCATTCGGATCAGCCATGCTGCAAGAGGAAGGCTTTGCCAAGATAATTCTCGAAGCAGAGAGCGGACGAATCCTTGGCGGTCACATTATCGGTCCCTGGGCTGCCGTGTTGATACAGGAAGTGATCAACGCCATGGCTCGAAAAGGGACCCTGGATGATATCGCTGCTGGAATTCATATTCATCCCGCCCTCTCAGAATTGATAATCAGGGCTTTATTCAACGTGACAGAGACGGATTAA
- a CDS encoding fumarylacetoacetate hydrolase family protein, with the protein MKIIRFSTTNGSESYGVIDGNNVLGINGSPYKSLDYSGAVYPLQSVKLLAPCAPSKIVCLGVNYHSHAKEMGHTLPTAPLIFLKPSTAVIGPEAGIIYPPMSQRVDYEAELAVVIKKAGWRISLGNASSHVLGYTCFNDITARDLQKIDGQWTRAKGFDTFAAIGPWIETEADPANLTVETYLNEERKQRGNTSDLIYPVDYLIHFISHVMTLLPGDVIATGTPSGIGPMQIGDNVEIRISGIGSLKNRLVTKD; encoded by the coding sequence ATGAAAATTATTCGCTTTTCCACAACTAACGGGTCTGAATCCTATGGCGTCATCGACGGAAACAATGTCCTGGGGATAAACGGTTCTCCTTACAAGAGCCTTGATTATTCCGGGGCGGTGTATCCTTTGCAATCGGTGAAGTTGCTGGCGCCTTGTGCGCCTTCAAAGATAGTATGCCTTGGAGTCAATTATCACAGCCACGCCAAAGAGATGGGGCATACTTTACCTACTGCTCCACTGATTTTCCTGAAACCTTCCACTGCAGTAATCGGTCCGGAGGCTGGCATCATTTATCCACCGATGTCGCAGCGGGTTGACTATGAGGCGGAGTTGGCGGTGGTCATTAAAAAAGCCGGCTGGCGGATCAGCCTGGGGAACGCCTCCAGCCACGTCCTGGGGTACACTTGCTTCAACGATATCACCGCCCGGGATCTCCAGAAGATCGATGGACAGTGGACCCGCGCCAAGGGGTTTGACACGTTTGCAGCGATCGGACCATGGATTGAAACCGAAGCCGATCCGGCAAATCTAACAGTTGAGACCTACCTTAATGAAGAGCGAAAGCAGCGCGGCAATACCTCAGACCTGATCTATCCTGTCGACTATCTGATCCACTTCATCTCACATGTAATGACCTTGCTTCCGGGGGACGTGATAGCCACTGGGACGCCGTCCGGTATCGGGCCTATGCAGATTGGGGACAATGTGGAAATAAGGATATCAGGCATAGGGTCGCTTAAAAACCGGTTAGTTACTAAGGACTAA
- a CDS encoding adenylosuccinate synthase — protein sequence MAVTIIVGAQWGDEGKGKVIDMLAERADAVVRFSGGDNAGHTVINPQGTFKLHLIPSGVFYPHCTCVIGNGVVVNPDIFVSERRELNSRDVSTDNVFISDRAHLVMPYHIQLDGLEEQARGKKSLGTTLRGIGPAFADKVARMGIRAGDLLDPDILRTRLEYVLEYKNQILTRLYGEKAIDINELYERCRGYAEALKSNIRETSTMLNDMVDEGKAVLLEGAQGALLDTDFGTYPYATSSSPLSAGGCLGAGIGPTRINDVLGVFKAYCSRVGAGPFPTELTDSTGDRIRELAHEYGTTTGRPRRIGWFDGVAARFSTRINGMTGMAITRLDILDSFDEIKVCTAYRLDGQTINDFPAEPALLNKCKPVYKTLPGWKKSTTGLTRLETLPREARAFIARLEELAGCAACYVCIGPVREQTIELKKLI from the coding sequence ATGGCTGTAACCATCATCGTCGGCGCCCAATGGGGAGACGAAGGCAAGGGCAAAGTCATTGACATGTTAGCCGAACGTGCGGATGCCGTTGTCCGTTTCTCCGGCGGCGACAACGCTGGCCATACCGTTATCAATCCGCAGGGCACGTTCAAACTGCATCTCATTCCATCCGGCGTGTTCTATCCGCACTGCACTTGCGTCATTGGTAACGGCGTCGTCGTCAATCCAGACATTTTTGTGAGCGAGAGACGCGAGCTCAACTCTCGCGACGTCAGCACGGATAACGTTTTTATCAGCGACCGCGCTCATCTGGTAATGCCGTACCATATCCAACTTGATGGTTTGGAAGAGCAGGCTCGCGGCAAGAAATCGCTGGGGACTACCCTGCGCGGTATCGGACCTGCTTTCGCCGATAAGGTGGCCCGGATGGGCATCCGCGCCGGAGATCTGCTTGATCCGGACATTCTTCGAACCCGGTTGGAGTACGTCCTCGAATATAAAAATCAGATATTGACACGTTTGTATGGCGAAAAAGCCATCGACATCAATGAACTCTACGAACGTTGCCGCGGTTACGCCGAAGCCCTTAAGAGCAATATCAGGGAAACCTCGACAATGCTTAACGACATGGTAGATGAAGGTAAGGCGGTTCTGTTGGAAGGCGCTCAGGGCGCCCTCCTGGACACCGATTTCGGCACCTACCCTTACGCCACTTCATCTTCACCGCTTTCCGCCGGCGGTTGTCTGGGAGCCGGCATCGGACCGACACGCATTAACGATGTCCTTGGCGTGTTTAAAGCGTATTGCTCCCGAGTCGGTGCCGGGCCTTTCCCGACCGAACTGACCGACTCAACCGGCGACCGTATCCGCGAACTGGCTCACGAATACGGCACCACCACCGGACGGCCGCGGCGTATCGGTTGGTTCGACGGGGTGGCGGCGCGTTTTTCCACCCGTATTAACGGTATGACCGGCATGGCCATTACACGCCTTGATATTTTGGATTCGTTCGACGAGATAAAAGTCTGCACTGCCTACCGCCTCGATGGACAAACCATAAATGATTTTCCCGCCGAACCCGCACTGCTCAACAAGTGCAAACCTGTTTACAAGACTTTGCCGGGCTGGAAGAAGTCGACAACCGGGCTCACCAGGCTGGAGACCCTGCCGCGAGAAGCACGAGCATTCATCGCCCGGCTCGAGGAGCTTGCCGGGTGTGCCGCCTGCTATGTCTGCATCGGCCCGGTCAGGGAACAGACCATCGAACTGAAAAAGTTGATCTAG
- a CDS encoding glycosyltransferase family 4 protein, producing MKIALVAPYDFAYPGGVANHVTSLEKQLTAFGHQVKIIAPTSRPISQFGSRFIHIGTPRPIPGSGSVARITLSVRLANKIKAVLAKEQFDVVHLHEPFMIMLCSAILRFSNTVNIGTFHSFEAKPGYNFAWPISRWMLNRRSKKLQGHIAVSKAAESFHSKFVKADYTIIPNGIDLSHFQPSVEPMYQYRDGKTNIVFVGRLEKRKGVNYLIDAFKRVHKEHPETRLLVVGPGTRLRPKYEKMVRRAHLEDSVVFTGGVSYADLPRYYQTADICCAPATGRESFGIVLLEAMALGKPLVVSNIPGYACVVNHEKEGLLVKPSSAHHLADGICRLIEDKALRDQLGRQGLVTVQEYSWEKVARRVEQYYRHVLAKLGKTPEDFPERIPELTSVSA from the coding sequence ATGAAAATCGCCCTGGTGGCACCATACGACTTTGCCTACCCCGGAGGGGTAGCCAATCATGTCACCTCGCTTGAGAAACAGCTAACTGCTTTCGGACACCAGGTCAAGATTATTGCGCCGACCTCGCGACCGATAAGCCAGTTTGGCAGCCGTTTTATACACATCGGAACGCCGCGTCCGATCCCCGGTTCCGGCTCGGTAGCGCGAATCACTCTTTCGGTCAGGTTGGCAAATAAGATAAAAGCTGTCCTGGCAAAAGAGCAGTTTGACGTGGTTCATTTACACGAGCCTTTTATGATCATGCTGTGCTCGGCGATCCTACGTTTTTCAAACACGGTCAACATTGGAACGTTCCATTCGTTCGAAGCCAAACCGGGTTACAATTTCGCCTGGCCGATCAGCCGGTGGATGTTGAACCGGCGTTCAAAGAAATTGCAGGGGCATATCGCCGTTTCCAAAGCTGCGGAGAGCTTTCACTCCAAATTCGTTAAAGCGGACTACACCATCATTCCCAACGGCATCGACCTTTCTCACTTCCAGCCTTCGGTAGAGCCGATGTACCAATACCGGGACGGCAAAACCAACATTGTGTTCGTCGGCCGGCTGGAAAAGCGGAAGGGGGTCAATTACCTTATTGATGCTTTTAAGAGGGTGCATAAGGAACACCCCGAGACCAGACTTCTGGTCGTTGGTCCCGGGACCCGGTTGAGACCCAAATACGAAAAGATGGTGCGCCGCGCCCATTTGGAAGACAGTGTGGTCTTCACCGGGGGCGTATCTTACGCGGATTTACCGCGCTATTACCAGACAGCAGATATCTGCTGCGCCCCGGCCACGGGCCGGGAAAGTTTCGGCATCGTCCTCCTGGAGGCCATGGCTCTTGGAAAACCACTGGTGGTCTCAAATATCCCGGGTTATGCCTGCGTAGTAAACCATGAAAAGGAGGGTTTGCTGGTCAAGCCCTCGAGCGCACATCACCTAGCCGACGGTATTTGTAGATTGATAGAGGACAAGGCTCTTCGTGACCAACTGGGCAGACAGGGCTTGGTCACGGTTCAGGAATATTCCTGGGAGAAGGTCGCCCGCCGGGTAGAACAATATTACCGCCATGTGCTTGCCAAATTGGGAAAGACTCCCGAAGACTTCCCTGAGCGGATCCCGGAATTGACTTCCGTTTCGGCATAA
- a CDS encoding CDP-alcohol phosphatidyltransferase family protein: MTLNDTRRQIGRGMTGGLSRILAKTGITPNTVTVVGFLITLVAGYIISTGSLLAGGLVFLFSSFFDMLDGAVARATGRITKFGGILDAALDRLSEAAIFISIIVYYAPEANAWPLLLTGLTLAGSQVVSYIRARSEANGLEGKEGIFTRPERVVVLGIGLITGWLIPALAIICLLSFITIGQRLASAYRQLGGK; encoded by the coding sequence ATGACGCTTAACGACACTCGCCGGCAGATCGGGCGCGGTATGACCGGCGGCTTGTCCCGCATATTAGCGAAGACGGGAATTACACCAAACACGGTTACCGTGGTCGGTTTTTTGATCACGTTGGTCGCCGGATATATCATTTCAACCGGTTCTCTTCTGGCGGGCGGCCTGGTGTTTTTATTCTCCAGTTTTTTCGATATGCTTGACGGGGCAGTGGCCCGCGCTACCGGGAGAATCACCAAATTCGGCGGAATTCTTGACGCGGCTCTGGACAGGCTGTCCGAAGCTGCGATTTTTATTTCTATTATCGTGTATTACGCGCCGGAAGCGAACGCCTGGCCTTTGCTTCTGACAGGATTGACGCTCGCCGGGTCTCAGGTGGTTAGTTATATCAGAGCCCGTTCGGAGGCCAACGGATTAGAAGGTAAAGAAGGCATTTTTACACGGCCGGAGCGGGTTGTCGTACTGGGGATCGGGTTGATCACCGGCTGGCTCATTCCGGCTCTAGCCATAATCTGCCTCTTATCTTTTATCACCATAGGACAACGTTTGGCATCTGCTTACCGGCAGCTCGGCGGCAAGTGA
- a CDS encoding carbon-nitrogen hydrolase family protein gives MKIAVYQIADAGDPDLNIAKAYDKIINTDADFFALPEFFTIPGGDNRRHYTLQSSLELTALPALEMFKKASTIFHGYIIGGSIVEREGDCYYNTCYVFKGGEQVTKYRKINLTHEEVALDLCRGKDPVKFETPFGTVGLMICADCISWDVVDAACAGSRLVFLPVSLTDPNHPPFTGHPVSDIIAKKYGSTVIKITRVGTFGGRILSSKSAITNPSGTIWEAPDAQEYFEVVEVP, from the coding sequence ATGAAGATTGCCGTCTATCAGATCGCCGATGCCGGCGATCCCGACCTAAACATAGCCAAGGCATACGACAAGATAATCAACACCGATGCGGATTTTTTCGCTTTGCCGGAGTTTTTCACCATCCCGGGAGGCGACAACAGGCGGCATTACACACTCCAGAGCAGCCTGGAACTTACGGCTCTGCCGGCTTTGGAGATGTTCAAGAAAGCCAGTACGATTTTTCACGGCTACATCATCGGCGGGAGCATAGTCGAGCGTGAGGGCGACTGCTATTACAATACCTGCTACGTTTTTAAAGGCGGAGAACAGGTCACCAAATACCGCAAGATCAACCTTACCCATGAAGAAGTTGCATTGGACCTTTGCCGGGGCAAGGACCCGGTGAAATTCGAAACGCCGTTCGGTACCGTCGGATTGATGATATGCGCTGATTGCATTTCATGGGACGTGGTCGATGCCGCCTGCGCCGGATCGAGGCTGGTTTTTCTGCCGGTGTCTTTGACCGATCCAAACCATCCGCCTTTCACCGGTCATCCGGTCTCTGACATTATTGCAAAAAAATACGGCTCCACCGTAATCAAGATAACGCGAGTGGGTACTTTCGGCGGAAGAATATTATCGTCAAAGAGCGCGATCACGAACCCGTCCGGGACAATTTGGGAAGCGCCAGATGCCCAAGAATATTTCGAAGTTGTAGAAGTTCCCTAG
- a CDS encoding cob(I)yrinic acid a,c-diamide adenosyltransferase → MTHSEMPNDAFRLEQGLVSVFTGHGKGKTSAAIGIAVRAAGWGARVYIMGMMKGGEYAEEHGEYFVLKNLPNVTISYVGERSWLRSGPSKDDYRARAKEQLLAAKKAMISGAYDIVILDEINQATFKGLIDVPDVLDLINNRPKNVELILTGRDASPEIVRAADLVSEILMIKHPFTEGIRARKGIDY, encoded by the coding sequence TTGACCCACAGCGAAATGCCCAATGATGCCTTCAGATTGGAACAGGGACTAGTTTCTGTTTTCACGGGGCATGGCAAGGGCAAGACATCGGCTGCCATCGGCATCGCCGTCAGGGCGGCCGGGTGGGGAGCGCGAGTGTATATAATGGGCATGATGAAGGGTGGGGAGTACGCCGAGGAACACGGCGAATATTTTGTTCTTAAGAACCTTCCCAACGTCACAATCAGTTATGTCGGCGAGCGCAGCTGGCTGAGATCAGGCCCTTCCAAAGACGATTATCGTGCCAGGGCCAAAGAACAACTTTTGGCGGCCAAAAAGGCGATGATTTCTGGAGCCTACGATATCGTGATCCTGGATGAGATTAACCAGGCGACATTTAAAGGCTTGATTGATGTGCCCGATGTGCTGGATCTTATTAATAACCGGCCGAAAAACGTTGAGCTAATTCTCACCGGTAGGGACGCCTCACCCGAAATCGTGCGGGCGGCTGACCTCGTCTCTGAGATTTTGATGATCAAACATCCCTTTACGGAAGGCATCCGCGCCCGCAAGGGAATCGATTATTAA
- a CDS encoding response regulator transcription factor codes for MSKILIIEDDQSIVEYLRTAFKVNWPETEFISVGFGTEGIATAQSEGPDLVILDLGLPDIDGFEVLKTLRKFPRMLIVILTARSDEKDIVKGLELGADDYVVKPFRQLELIARVRTLLRRQPGVPEQEVLRCGKLTLDTAKNDITTPSGGRIELTRTESIILAQLIRNCGRVVEHSKLAEIIWGEDYPGSVNALRVYIGRLRRKLEADAASPAFILSKAGQGYYIPAGGHPG; via the coding sequence ATGAGCAAGATTCTTATCATTGAAGATGATCAATCGATCGTTGAGTACCTGAGAACTGCATTTAAGGTAAACTGGCCGGAGACTGAATTTATCAGCGTCGGGTTCGGCACCGAAGGCATCGCCACGGCGCAGAGCGAGGGTCCGGATCTGGTGATCCTCGATCTCGGACTCCCGGATATCGATGGCTTTGAGGTTTTGAAAACGCTCCGAAAGTTCCCCCGGATGCTGATCGTGATTCTCACTGCACGTAGCGATGAAAAAGATATAGTCAAAGGTCTCGAGCTTGGGGCGGACGATTATGTGGTTAAACCCTTCCGGCAACTGGAACTAATTGCCAGGGTCAGGACTTTGCTCCGACGGCAGCCGGGAGTGCCCGAACAGGAAGTCCTGCGCTGCGGAAAATTGACTCTTGATACCGCAAAAAACGACATTACCACACCTTCAGGCGGTCGGATAGAACTTACACGTACTGAAAGCATCATCCTGGCGCAACTAATCAGGAACTGCGGGCGCGTCGTGGAACACAGCAAGTTGGCCGAGATCATTTGGGGTGAGGATTATCCCGGTTCCGTCAACGCATTGCGCGTATACATCGGCCGTTTGCGCCGCAAACTGGAAGCAGACGCCGCCAGCCCTGCATTCATCCTGTCCAAAGCTGGGCAGGGGTATTACATACCGGCCGGCGGCCATCCCGGTTAA
- the efp gene encoding elongation factor P codes for MEVSEVSKNKKLLIDGVPFNVEGVDFVKPGKGRAIYHLKLRNLINGTLSEPTYHSGDKFDEATITVRDMQYLYEEHGHYTFMDTESYEQHVMGEENVGDKKLYLKDSLGVQVMMWEDRPIDLILPKAVELKVVETESALKGATVTAQQKMAKLETGMSIGVPAFVKDGDTIRISTVTGSYVERVGG; via the coding sequence GTGGAAGTCTCTGAAGTCTCTAAGAACAAAAAACTCCTCATCGACGGCGTCCCGTTTAATGTCGAAGGTGTAGATTTCGTCAAACCGGGCAAAGGTCGCGCCATTTATCACCTCAAATTACGCAATCTGATCAACGGGACGTTATCCGAACCGACTTATCACTCTGGCGATAAGTTCGATGAGGCCACGATCACCGTCCGGGACATGCAATACCTTTATGAAGAGCACGGCCATTATACCTTTATGGATACCGAGAGCTACGAGCAACACGTCATGGGTGAGGAGAACGTCGGCGATAAAAAGCTATACTTGAAAGACAGCCTTGGAGTACAAGTCATGATGTGGGAGGACCGGCCTATCGACCTGATCTTGCCCAAAGCTGTCGAACTCAAAGTGGTAGAAACTGAATCTGCACTCAAGGGCGCCACCGTGACGGCGCAGCAGAAAATGGCCAAGCTTGAGACCGGCATGTCTATCGGCGTACCGGCTTTTGTTAAAGATGGCGATACAATCCGCATAAGCACCGTCACCGGGTCTTACGTGGAACGCGTCGGCGGCTAG
- a CDS encoding amino acid--tRNA ligase-related protein, producing MDLGILSGKKENLKRRAEILDLTRRFFFERGYLEVETPSLAPCPIPEAYIEPISTECGCLLPSPELYMKPLLAAGYGDIFQICHAFRKGEKGARHREEFTLLEYYRVGTNYLELATETESLVLSLIKPIKDSPKIQYQGKEIDLTPPWPRLTVREAFMSTCGWDPLNVYDDDERFDFELATRVASLSNERPLILYDFPGRMASLARLKQCDPIVAERTEIFIGGLELANIFSELTDLLEQRQRFQHELAIAQAHRKDAAIPEEFLGALAKLPEAAGGALGIDRLVMLLCDARSINDVTAFPV from the coding sequence GTGGACCTGGGGATTCTTTCTGGAAAAAAAGAAAATCTGAAACGCCGGGCTGAGATATTGGATCTCACCCGGCGTTTTTTCTTTGAACGCGGGTATCTTGAGGTCGAAACACCTTCACTGGCTCCCTGCCCGATACCGGAAGCCTATATCGAACCTATCTCTACCGAATGCGGCTGCCTGCTACCTTCGCCCGAACTCTACATGAAACCCTTATTGGCAGCCGGCTACGGGGACATTTTTCAGATCTGCCACGCCTTCCGCAAGGGCGAAAAAGGCGCCCGGCACCGGGAAGAGTTCACCCTGCTCGAATATTACCGGGTTGGTACAAACTATCTCGAACTTGCGACGGAAACCGAATCCCTGGTCCTCAGCTTGATAAAACCAATTAAAGATTCACCTAAAATTCAGTACCAGGGTAAGGAAATCGATCTGACGCCGCCCTGGCCTCGACTCACAGTGCGAGAAGCATTTATGTCTACATGTGGGTGGGACCCCTTGAATGTCTATGATGATGATGAAAGGTTCGATTTTGAACTGGCGACAAGGGTCGCTTCACTATCTAACGAGCGCCCACTAATCCTTTACGATTTTCCCGGAAGAATGGCATCATTAGCCCGCCTGAAACAATGTGATCCAATTGTTGCCGAGCGGACCGAGATCTTTATCGGTGGACTAGAGTTAGCGAATATCTTCTCCGAATTGACGGATCTCCTTGAACAACGGCAAAGGTTTCAACACGAACTTGCCATCGCCCAGGCTCACAGGAAAGATGCAGCAATACCTGAAGAATTCCTTGGAGCCTTGGCGAAACTCCCCGAAGCGGCAGGCGGGGCGCTGGGGATTGATAGGTTGGTTATGCTGTTGTGCGACGCGAGATCGATAAATGATGTGACCGCGTTCCCGGTTTAG
- a CDS encoding sensor histidine kinase, with product MDEELNRLKNQNAILEQRVTNLEAYVKQLAHDLKTPLTPLVGASELLASGFNEQPWSDLAQSIKISAENLLRMVDDLLDLELCECGKIRLNLSSFDPVKPVSDEARKIEAGLPAKRVTITLNLPEIPVYVWADETRLRQVISILITSALKVSPVGGRIAVRIARAGSTTVFEIEDDGNGIPESDLLYIFQPYRTPEGQRRRVGNNSLVLAKKLVELQGGSIGAKDIRNQGNTFWFDLPAGKSTVVTEVV from the coding sequence ATGGATGAAGAATTAAACAGGCTCAAGAACCAGAATGCAATCCTGGAGCAGAGGGTAACCAACCTCGAGGCTTACGTGAAACAACTGGCTCATGACTTGAAAACTCCGCTGACACCTCTCGTAGGCGCGAGCGAACTTTTAGCCTCGGGTTTCAACGAACAACCGTGGTCGGACCTGGCGCAGAGCATCAAGATAAGTGCCGAAAACCTACTCCGGATGGTCGACGATCTATTGGACCTCGAGCTGTGTGAATGCGGGAAAATCAGATTAAACCTTTCCAGTTTCGATCCGGTCAAACCGGTTTCCGACGAAGCCAGGAAAATCGAAGCCGGATTGCCCGCAAAACGCGTCACTATTACCCTGAATCTTCCTGAGATTCCTGTTTATGTCTGGGCTGATGAAACGCGGTTGCGTCAAGTGATCTCTATCCTGATAACAAGTGCTTTGAAGGTGAGTCCGGTTGGGGGTCGGATTGCGGTGAGAATCGCCAGGGCTGGCAGTACTACCGTGTTTGAGATCGAAGACGACGGGAACGGGATCCCCGAATCCGATTTGCTGTATATCTTTCAACCCTATCGCACACCGGAAGGGCAACGGCGGCGAGTCGGAAACAACAGCCTGGTCCTGGCCAAAAAGTTGGTCGAACTTCAAGGGGGTTCCATCGGCGCCAAGGATATTCGTAACCAAGGAAACACTTTTTGGTTTGATCTTCCGGCTGGAAAATCGACCGTCGTAACGGAGGTGGTATGA
- a CDS encoding NAD(P)H-dependent flavin oxidoreductase, producing the protein MARLPIVQGGMAAGISLSGLASAVANTGGIGVIAAPGVGLFEPDFFSNFFEANIRGLRRQIRQARARTKGILGVNIMVALTDFADLAKAAIDEGIDIIFAGAGLPLRLPELLGDNRHTRLVPIVSSGRAARILCKKWRDDFNYTPDAFVVEGPLAGGHLGFKVEELDLPQNRIERLVPEVIEAVKPFEQAAGRPIPIIGGGGIFTGEDIYNLLKLGASGVQMATRFVATEECDASPAFKQTYIDSKEGDAVIIKSPVGMPGRAIRNAFIDSVAAGNKKPFKCPQHCVKTCDIAQSPYCIFVALINAQRGHLSGGFAFCGANVHRVKEITTVKKLVGSLVKEYKSKAVQELIEAMTRYMNGLMISPANGMSMA; encoded by the coding sequence ATGGCGCGGCTGCCTATCGTCCAGGGCGGTATGGCTGCCGGCATCTCTCTTTCCGGCCTTGCATCAGCCGTCGCCAATACCGGTGGTATCGGAGTAATCGCAGCTCCGGGTGTCGGCCTTTTCGAGCCTGATTTTTTTAGTAATTTCTTCGAAGCCAACATCCGCGGCCTTCGTCGGCAAATTCGACAGGCTCGAGCCAGGACTAAAGGCATTCTAGGTGTAAATATTATGGTCGCCCTGACCGATTTCGCTGACCTGGCTAAGGCTGCTATTGATGAAGGCATTGACATCATTTTCGCCGGCGCCGGGTTGCCCCTCAGGTTGCCCGAACTCCTCGGGGATAACCGGCACACCAGGCTCGTACCCATCGTTTCCTCAGGCCGAGCCGCAAGGATCTTGTGTAAGAAGTGGCGGGATGATTTCAATTACACGCCAGACGCTTTCGTCGTCGAAGGTCCCCTGGCCGGCGGACATCTCGGATTCAAGGTCGAAGAACTTGATCTCCCTCAAAACCGCATCGAACGTCTGGTCCCTGAAGTTATCGAGGCAGTGAAACCCTTTGAACAAGCCGCCGGACGTCCTATTCCTATTATCGGTGGCGGCGGTATCTTCACCGGAGAGGACATATACAATCTGTTGAAACTCGGAGCCAGCGGTGTTCAGATGGCTACGAGATTTGTAGCCACCGAGGAGTGCGACGCTTCGCCAGCCTTCAAGCAGACTTACATCGATTCCAAAGAAGGCGATGCTGTCATCATTAAAAGCCCGGTCGGCATGCCCGGCCGAGCCATTCGAAATGCTTTTATCGATAGCGTTGCTGCCGGGAACAAAAAGCCGTTCAAATGCCCGCAGCATTGTGTCAAGACCTGCGACATTGCTCAGAGTCCGTATTGCATTTTCGTTGCCCTCATTAACGCTCAGCGCGGTCATCTTTCCGGGGGCTTCGCCTTCTGCGGCGCCAATGTTCATAGAGTCAAAGAGATCACTACGGTCAAGAAACTGGTGGGTTCATTGGTCAAAGAATACAAGTCCAAAGCCGTCCAGGAACTCATCGAAGCTATGACGCGCTACATGAACGGGCTGATGATTTCGCCTGCCAACGGGATGAGCATGGCTTAA